One region of Candidatus Omnitrophota bacterium genomic DNA includes:
- a CDS encoding GspE/PulE family protein, whose amino-acid sequence MAITIKEKVLDALAHSHGISQKDLNDAVALQQKRGVGLDKILIEKGLVSEQDLLVLLVKEFKIPTINLSKYKIDPSLKEIIPARIARQHHLIPISKIGKTITVALSDPFNIFAVDDLKTLTNRNVDVVMSEESKIAQALDNYYGAQDVESVADVSRDIDIKDFEVVSEKEEDGLKEVNLEESVRAPIVRMVDLVIREALKERASDIHIEPSESTARVRYRIDGVLREVLNIPKVNQNAVIVRIKIMAGINITETQVPQDGRFKMRLSSKEVDFRVSLLPTTFGQKVVIRILDKSNLSAGLDGLSFSEKPLIKLKEAIEKPFGMILVTGPTGSGKSTTLYSIINQLNTVDKNIITVEDPVEYLVDGLTQIQARPDIGLTFASGLRSILRQSPDVVMLGEIRDSETADIAIKASLTGQLVLSTLHTNDAAGALTRLIDMGVESFLVSSSVIAICAQRLCRMICPKCREEIQLPESVLEEIKSKIKPGTKFYHGKGCDFCRQTGYHGRIGIVEVLEVDEHVREMLIKGSSTSEIKDYAVKNGMTTLWDDMVEKFLSGVTTIEEVFRVASSE is encoded by the coding sequence ATGGCGATAACGATTAAAGAAAAAGTTTTAGATGCTCTTGCTCACTCGCACGGGATTAGCCAAAAAGATCTTAATGATGCCGTTGCCTTACAGCAAAAAAGAGGTGTTGGGCTTGATAAAATCTTAATTGAAAAAGGTCTTGTTTCCGAGCAGGATTTATTGGTTCTTCTTGTTAAAGAGTTTAAAATTCCAACTATTAATCTCTCTAAGTATAAAATTGATCCATCCCTTAAGGAAATAATTCCAGCGCGTATTGCACGTCAACATCATTTGATTCCTATATCAAAAATTGGAAAAACAATTACAGTTGCCCTATCAGACCCATTTAATATTTTTGCGGTTGATGATTTAAAAACATTGACGAATAGAAATGTAGATGTGGTTATGAGCGAAGAGTCTAAGATTGCACAAGCCCTTGATAACTATTATGGTGCCCAGGATGTTGAAAGCGTGGCTGATGTTAGCAGAGATATAGATATTAAAGATTTTGAAGTGGTCAGCGAAAAAGAAGAAGATGGGTTGAAAGAAGTTAATCTTGAAGAAAGTGTGCGTGCTCCAATTGTGCGCATGGTTGATTTGGTTATTCGTGAGGCGTTAAAAGAAAGGGCTTCTGATATTCACATTGAACCGAGTGAATCTACGGCTCGGGTTCGCTATCGTATTGATGGTGTTTTAAGGGAAGTTTTAAACATCCCAAAAGTAAATCAAAATGCTGTTATTGTGCGTATCAAGATTATGGCAGGTATTAACATTACAGAAACTCAGGTTCCTCAAGATGGCCGTTTTAAAATGCGGCTTTCATCTAAAGAAGTTGATTTTCGAGTATCGCTTCTTCCGACAACGTTTGGACAAAAGGTTGTTATTCGTATTCTTGATAAAAGTAATTTGTCAGCTGGTTTAGATGGGCTTAGTTTTTCAGAAAAACCATTAATTAAATTAAAAGAGGCAATTGAAAAACCTTTCGGGATGATTTTAGTTACCGGGCCAACGGGAAGTGGAAAATCAACGACTCTTTATTCGATTATTAATCAGCTTAATACGGTTGATAAAAATATTATTACAGTTGAAGATCCTGTTGAATATTTGGTTGACGGTCTTACTCAAATTCAGGCACGTCCAGATATTGGCCTTACTTTTGCTTCCGGCCTAAGATCAATTTTACGGCAAAGCCCGGATGTTGTTATGTTAGGCGAAATTCGTGATTCTGAAACAGCGGATATTGCTATCAAGGCATCTTTAACTGGTCAGCTTGTTTTGTCGACCTTACATACTAACGATGCAGCTGGTGCTTTGACACGACTCATTGATATGGGTGTAGAATCTTTTCTTGTATCTTCGAGTGTGATTGCTATTTGCGCGCAGCGATTATGTCGAATGATTTGTCCGAAATGTCGAGAAGAAATTCAATTGCCGGAGAGTGTTTTAGAGGAAATTAAAAGCAAGATTAAGCCAGGAACAAAATTTTATCATGGGAAGGGATGCGATTTTTGTCGGCAAACAGGATATCATGGCCGGATTGGCATTGTTGAGGTTTTGGAAGTTGACGAACATGTGCGAGAAATGTTGATCAAGGGATCCAGCACCTCAGAGATTAAAGATTATGCAGTAAAAAATGGAATGACAACACTCTGGGACGATATGGTCGAGAAGTTCCTTTCTGGAGTTACGACGATTGAAGAAGTTTTTAGAGTTGCAAGTTCGGAATAA
- the pilO gene encoding type 4a pilus biogenesis protein PilO, protein MKNLINKIPFEIPEMAEKMKYYLLAGLVVFILFFDYVLFMRFQINALKSISPKNIELSENLKELKRNLENMPHYQKEVSRLREKLVRVDASVLSREEIPMMLEKISRLAIAAGVQIDQIMPLKDSQELVLEREGAKYFALPIYVKGQGGYHAIGELFSRIEGDQIFMNIEDFDIMQNSAHLRNHIFKIAITIFIVEKD, encoded by the coding sequence ATGAAAAATTTGATAAATAAAATACCTTTTGAAATTCCAGAAATGGCAGAGAAGATGAAATATTATCTTCTTGCTGGGCTTGTTGTTTTTATTTTATTTTTTGATTATGTTTTGTTTATGCGTTTTCAGATCAACGCCCTTAAATCGATTAGTCCAAAAAATATTGAGTTATCAGAGAATTTGAAAGAGCTAAAGCGTAATCTTGAAAATATGCCGCATTATCAAAAAGAAGTTTCTCGGCTTAGAGAAAAGCTTGTCAGAGTTGACGCAAGTGTTTTGTCTCGAGAAGAAATTCCTATGATGCTTGAGAAGATTTCTCGTCTTGCTATAGCAGCAGGTGTTCAAATTGACCAGATTATGCCGTTAAAAGATTCTCAAGAACTTGTTTTAGAGCGTGAGGGGGCAAAATATTTTGCGCTTCCAATTTATGTTAAAGGACAGGGTGGTTATCATGCGATTGGGGAATTATTTAGTCGCATCGAAGGAGATCAAATTTTTATGAATATTGAAGATTTTGATATTATGCAAAATAGCGCTCATTTAAGAAACCATATTTTTAAGATTGCTATTACAATTTTTATTGTGGAAAAAGATTAA
- a CDS encoding prepilin-type N-terminal cleavage/methylation domain-containing protein, giving the protein MNRKGFTLVEIMIVVAIIALLAAIAIPNLLRARISANDALAQSTLRTISTAAETFGTANSGSYPGAIASLTTATPPYLNSAYCSSTVSGYVYACTFANTGYTLTATPVTRGTTGSSTFTMTSGGVLSAE; this is encoded by the coding sequence ATGAATAGAAAAGGTTTTACACTCGTTGAAATTATGATCGTTGTTGCGATCATTGCTTTATTAGCTGCTATTGCTATCCCTAATTTGCTTAGGGCAAGAATTTCAGCTAATGATGCGCTTGCACAAAGCACGCTTCGCACAATCTCTACAGCGGCAGAAACATTTGGAACTGCTAACTCTGGAAGTTATCCCGGAGCGATTGCATCGTTAACAACAGCAACTCCACCGTATCTAAATTCAGCATACTGTTCTTCAACAGTATCTGGATATGTATATGCTTGTACATTTGCTAATACTGGATATACATTAACAGCAACTCCTGTTACAAGAGGTACAACTGGATCATCAACTTTTACGATGACTTCAGGTGGTGTTTTGTCAGCAGAATAA
- the rodA gene encoding rod shape-determining protein RodA, which produces MSRNLNKIIWIAMIVIVSVGLLALYSASYQNARVSQKVFFDQLILAVVGFLAIWGLSHVDYRKFYDIAYVLYAANVIFLLGIFIFGHYALGAKRWIEFFGLNFQPSELMKFSIILVLARYFADNKPKIAFHRYGVNSEFFSDFLVPFVIVAFPAFLVFKQPDLGTALLLFGIFVVVLYASGIAYKYLLGLISLGLVSLPVLWSFMKSYQKDRLLVFLNPNIDPLGAGYTIIQSKIAVGSGQIFGKGWLSGTQNQLNFLPERHTDFIFSVVGEEWGLVGSVFLIFCFFILLMKALDLIERTKEKFGYLAGIGIVTILALQTVINIGMVLGLCPIVGLTLPFVSYGRSSFVVFVLMMGFLLSLGKRRTIF; this is translated from the coding sequence ATGAGCCGAAATTTAAATAAAATTATTTGGATTGCAATGATTGTTATTGTTTCTGTCGGTTTGCTTGCGTTGTATAGCGCCTCGTATCAAAATGCAAGAGTTTCGCAAAAAGTTTTTTTTGATCAGCTTATTTTAGCTGTTGTTGGGTTTTTAGCTATTTGGGGGTTAAGTCATGTGGATTATCGGAAATTTTATGACATAGCATATGTTCTTTATGCGGCGAATGTTATTTTCTTGCTTGGAATTTTTATTTTTGGACATTACGCGCTTGGTGCAAAAAGATGGATTGAATTTTTTGGTTTAAATTTTCAACCATCGGAGTTGATGAAGTTTTCAATTATTTTAGTTTTAGCGAGATATTTTGCTGATAATAAGCCAAAGATTGCTTTTCATCGCTATGGAGTCAATTCAGAGTTCTTTTCGGATTTTCTAGTTCCATTTGTTATTGTCGCTTTTCCAGCCTTTTTAGTTTTTAAACAGCCTGATTTGGGGACAGCTCTTTTACTTTTTGGAATTTTTGTTGTTGTGTTGTATGCAAGTGGGATTGCGTATAAATATTTATTAGGTTTAATTAGTCTTGGGCTTGTTTCTCTCCCTGTTCTTTGGAGCTTCATGAAGTCATATCAAAAAGATCGATTGTTAGTTTTTTTAAATCCGAATATTGATCCTCTAGGAGCGGGATATACGATTATTCAATCAAAAATTGCCGTTGGGTCTGGTCAAATATTCGGCAAAGGGTGGTTGTCTGGAACACAAAATCAACTTAATTTTTTGCCTGAAAGGCACACAGATTTTATTTTTTCGGTTGTGGGAGAAGAGTGGGGTCTCGTTGGTTCTGTTTTTTTAATTTTTTGTTTTTTTATTCTTCTTATGAAAGCGCTTGATCTTATTGAACGAACTAAAGAAAAGTTTGGATATTTGGCAGGTATTGGTATTGTTACTATTTTGGCACTTCAAACTGTTATTAATATTGGCATGGTTTTAGGGCTTTGTCCGATTGTGGGCCTTACCTTACCTTTTGTTAGTTATGGTCGGTCTTCTTTTGTTGTTTTTGTTTTGATGATGGGTTTTCTGTTAAGTCTTGGAAAAAGAAGAACAATCTTTTAA
- the pilM gene encoding type IV pilus assembly protein PilM, translating to MFTQISKFLEKYFLFIRSRIPKQPEESCVGLDIGARSCKAVEMILSSSGVFKIVNWAVEPVDGEDVESSIRKILSRFGFSSKNIFTGLSGQGILIRFIKMPRMPLKQLRQSLSLETDKYFPFSKDQIFMDCHIVEDNKGKDSKVLVLVAVAKNEIVKKRIDFITSLGFQSNCIGLNAVALSNAFIKLQKNKKDGQSSQDPSLSTVAVLDIGEIKSSLVILDKNTPKFTRDISVGGKDFTQKIVNVFGVDLVQAEAIRQNPGVKSDEMLSACQSTLSSLVSEIRLSFDYFTSENSLEVTRLYLTGDSSYLPKIEDFFMKELGIPAERWNPVDALDFSDKVSRESFSENIHQLPVALGLSLCDDD from the coding sequence ATGTTTACTCAGATATCAAAATTCTTAGAGAAATATTTTTTATTTATCCGAAGTCGCATTCCAAAGCAGCCTGAAGAGTCATGTGTTGGTTTGGACATTGGCGCAAGGTCTTGCAAGGCAGTGGAAATGATTTTATCAAGTTCAGGGGTTTTTAAAATTGTTAATTGGGCCGTTGAGCCTGTTGATGGCGAAGACGTGGAGAGCTCAATTCGGAAGATTTTAAGTCGATTTGGATTTTCTTCAAAAAATATTTTTACAGGGCTGTCTGGTCAAGGGATACTAATTCGATTTATCAAAATGCCGCGTATGCCATTAAAGCAATTGCGTCAGTCACTCTCCCTTGAGACAGATAAATACTTTCCTTTTTCGAAAGACCAAATTTTCATGGATTGTCACATTGTTGAAGATAACAAAGGTAAAGATAGTAAAGTCTTGGTCTTAGTTGCTGTTGCTAAAAATGAGATTGTGAAGAAGCGCATAGATTTTATTACTTCTTTAGGATTTCAATCTAATTGTATCGGGCTAAATGCAGTTGCTCTTTCAAATGCTTTTATTAAACTTCAAAAGAATAAAAAAGATGGGCAGAGTAGTCAAGATCCATCATTAAGCACAGTTGCAGTTTTGGATATCGGGGAGATTAAAAGCAGTCTTGTTATTTTAGACAAGAATACGCCAAAATTTACCAGAGATATTTCTGTTGGGGGTAAAGATTTTACGCAGAAGATTGTAAATGTATTTGGCGTAGATCTTGTTCAGGCTGAAGCAATAAGGCAAAATCCTGGCGTTAAATCAGATGAAATGCTTTCAGCATGTCAGTCAACATTGTCGAGTTTAGTTTCAGAAATCAGACTTTCGTTTGATTATTTTACTTCGGAGAATAGCCTAGAGGTAACAAGGCTTTATTTGACAGGAGATTCTTCTTATTTGCCAAAAATTGAGGATTTCTTTATGAAAGAATTAGGTATTCCAGCTGAGCGATGGAATCCTGTTGATGCGTTAGATTTTTCGGACAAGGTTTCTCGCGAAAGCTTTAGCGAGAACATTCATCAATTACCTGTTGCATTAGGGCTTTCACTTTGTGATGATGATTAA
- a CDS encoding ATPase, T2SS/T4P/T4SS family has protein sequence MISPLKKLKEILIEKKSIDPVIFDQAEAVGEFFVDYIIKKGLASESEVVDFFVEGLGAISVDVSDLKIFPDVLSIIPKAIVLNYQVMPIARIGHVLVLAMANSSDIVSIDNINALTGFKVRPVESQLEDIEKAIGIYYSEDANIAFDQIIKDISDSEELELVKDSSKITEKQHVENLTQDAPTIRLTDAIIKQAITAKASDIFIEPLEKALRIRYRVDGIIREVERMSKNLHFPVISRIKIMSNLDISEHRLPQDGRFKIMTDRKQEVDFRVSVLPAAFGEKVVLRVLDKNAAMLDITKLGLKGQALETLKECSLKPHGMILTCGPTGSGKTTTLYSILKFIDSPEKNIITVEDPVEYQMKGINQVNIKPQVNLTFASTLRSILRQDPDVIMIGEIRDFETLDVAIKAALTGHLVLSSLHTTTAAGSIVRMMNMGIEPFLICSSVLSVVAQRLLRKLCDKCKEPYDVPDCVAEKIGLTKLKFDEKPTFFKAKGCKHCFELGYRGRVGITEIMVLTPAVKKCILERSGEYRIKEVSRQENMVTMREDALEKAAVGLTSIEEVLRVTALDEEMKE, from the coding sequence ATGATTTCGCCACTCAAGAAATTAAAAGAAATATTAATCGAGAAAAAGAGCATTGATCCTGTTATTTTTGATCAAGCAGAAGCTGTCGGTGAGTTTTTTGTTGATTATATTATCAAAAAGGGACTTGCATCAGAATCAGAAGTTGTTGATTTCTTTGTTGAGGGACTGGGAGCGATATCGGTTGATGTTTCTGACTTAAAAATCTTTCCTGATGTACTTAGTATTATTCCTAAGGCAATTGTTTTGAATTATCAAGTTATGCCAATAGCACGCATAGGGCATGTTCTTGTTTTGGCAATGGCTAACTCATCTGATATTGTTTCGATTGATAATATTAATGCTTTGACGGGTTTTAAAGTCCGCCCTGTTGAGTCGCAGCTTGAAGATATTGAAAAGGCAATTGGGATTTATTATTCTGAAGATGCTAATATTGCTTTTGATCAAATTATAAAAGATATCTCTGACTCAGAGGAGCTCGAGCTTGTCAAAGATTCGTCAAAGATTACTGAAAAACAGCATGTTGAGAATTTAACCCAAGATGCGCCGACAATAAGGCTAACAGACGCTATTATTAAGCAAGCGATTACTGCTAAGGCAAGCGATATTTTTATCGAACCTTTAGAGAAAGCATTGCGTATCCGCTATCGTGTTGATGGCATCATCAGAGAAGTAGAGCGGATGTCTAAGAATCTCCATTTTCCTGTTATTTCACGAATCAAGATTATGTCTAATCTTGATATTTCCGAGCATCGCCTTCCTCAGGATGGACGTTTTAAGATTATGACTGATCGAAAGCAAGAAGTGGATTTTCGTGTGAGTGTATTGCCAGCTGCATTTGGTGAAAAAGTTGTTTTGCGTGTTTTAGACAAAAATGCAGCGATGTTGGATATTACAAAACTTGGACTTAAAGGACAGGCGCTTGAAACTCTCAAAGAGTGTTCGTTAAAACCTCATGGTATGATTTTAACCTGTGGGCCGACAGGAAGTGGAAAGACGACAACGCTTTATTCTATTTTAAAGTTTATTGATTCTCCAGAAAAAAATATTATTACAGTTGAAGATCCTGTTGAGTATCAGATGAAGGGGATTAATCAGGTTAATATTAAACCTCAAGTCAACCTGACTTTTGCTTCAACCTTGAGATCGATTTTACGTCAAGATCCGGATGTTATCATGATTGGGGAGATTCGTGATTTTGAAACTTTAGACGTTGCTATTAAAGCAGCGTTGACTGGCCATTTAGTTTTAAGTTCGCTTCACACGACTACCGCGGCAGGGTCAATTGTGCGGATGATGAATATGGGTATTGAGCCATTTTTGATTTGTTCGTCTGTTTTGAGTGTTGTTGCCCAACGTTTGCTTCGAAAACTTTGTGATAAATGTAAAGAGCCTTATGATGTTCCGGATTGCGTCGCTGAGAAGATCGGACTAACTAAATTAAAATTTGATGAAAAGCCGACATTTTTTAAAGCTAAGGGATGTAAGCATTGTTTTGAATTGGGATATCGAGGAAGAGTCGGAATTACGGAGATTATGGTTTTGACTCCAGCCGTTAAAAAATGTATTTTAGAACGATCTGGTGAGTACCGCATTAAAGAAGTTTCTCGTCAAGAAAATATGGTAACAATGAGAGAGGATGCTCTTGAAAAGGCTGCTGTAGGCCTAACATCAATTGAAGAGGTTTTGAGAGTAACAGCTTTAGATGAAGAGATGAAAGAATAA
- a CDS encoding PilN domain-containing protein, with protein sequence MMIKINLIPEELQKKKKGQIFKKILKVIPLETLVGTAAGVLILLIGVHVLLQISIFLKLASYGQHKAHWTSIAPEKGSVDKVLENLQILKKRIDVVEKITVEKRIFWAEKLNAISDAVPQGVWLDKISLSKNIFLIKGSAVSKKNDEMTSVGNFSSSLKEREEFMFGLQDIEVGSIQRRDIHSTQIADFVITLRLDEKFDK encoded by the coding sequence ATGATGATTAAAATTAATTTAATTCCAGAAGAGTTACAAAAAAAGAAAAAGGGTCAAATTTTTAAAAAGATTTTGAAGGTTATTCCTTTGGAAACTTTAGTTGGAACCGCTGCGGGAGTTTTGATTCTTTTGATAGGGGTTCATGTTTTGTTACAGATTTCTATTTTCTTGAAGCTTGCAAGCTATGGGCAGCATAAAGCACATTGGACGTCGATTGCACCTGAAAAAGGGAGCGTTGATAAAGTTTTAGAAAATCTTCAAATTTTAAAAAAAAGAATTGATGTTGTGGAAAAAATTACAGTTGAAAAAAGAATTTTTTGGGCTGAGAAACTAAATGCGATTAGTGATGCTGTTCCCCAGGGCGTTTGGCTTGATAAGATATCGTTAAGTAAAAATATATTTCTTATTAAAGGAAGCGCTGTATCTAAAAAAAATGATGAGATGACAAGTGTCGGAAATTTTAGCTCTAGCTTGAAGGAGCGAGAAGAATTTATGTTTGGCTTGCAGGACATAGAAGTTGGTTCGATTCAAAGGAGAGATATTCATTCAACCCAAATTGCTGATTTTGTTATTACATTGAGGCTCGATGAAAAATTTGATAAATAA
- the mrdA gene encoding penicillin-binding protein 2 produces the protein MRLKVIKLIISSLFLVLILGLFYLQIIKGNEYYELSRYNRIRIVSIEGNRGRILDRNGVVLADTRVSFDAVVVPQEIKNKEDLFLFLSKTLEIDRDALIKIFREKSAAPFVPVIIQEDVNQKKAIALEENKFRFPGLFVKVGAKREYPFGKVGAHVLGYVSRINRDKMKKFKGYGYSVQDVTGYSGVEEYYDNFLRGQDGGFQVEVNSRGEQVRLLGKKEPVKGQDIVLGIDVRIQEIASELLSDQKGAIVVLDLDTGEVLGSVSVPSFDPNVFTDGSKSKERGRLFLDSSAPMMNRVISGQNPPGSIFKIPMAIAALDQKKVSVEKTFLCNGVYRLGNRSFRCSHSHGIQNFTEAIAHSCNVYFYNVGLLLGPEKMEEYAHRFGLGNLTNIDLPYEEPGLIPDPDRAFKRSGRSWSKGDTLNFSIGQGDVLATPIQLANMIATVAREGKEITPHVMISLGDMENKKLILSRDMDVPKKYFQDVKTGMKAAVGDYAGTAHLLAIKNLLVLGKTGTAQTSGGKNSHSWFAGFCPETKRKIVFCIFLEHGGSSYYACRLAKKFLLRMREEGII, from the coding sequence ATGCGACTTAAAGTTATTAAATTAATTATTTCTAGTCTTTTCCTTGTTTTAATTTTGGGGCTTTTTTATCTTCAAATTATCAAGGGTAATGAATACTATGAATTGAGTCGATACAACCGTATTCGTATTGTATCGATTGAGGGTAATCGGGGACGTATTTTAGATCGAAATGGCGTTGTTTTGGCAGATACTCGTGTATCGTTTGATGCGGTTGTTGTTCCTCAAGAAATTAAAAATAAAGAGGATTTATTTCTGTTTTTAAGTAAAACTTTGGAAATTGATCGCGATGCATTAATAAAAATTTTTAGAGAGAAATCAGCGGCTCCTTTTGTTCCGGTTATTATTCAAGAGGACGTTAATCAAAAGAAAGCTATTGCTTTAGAGGAGAATAAATTTCGATTTCCTGGACTTTTTGTGAAAGTGGGTGCAAAAAGAGAATATCCTTTTGGTAAAGTTGGTGCGCATGTTTTAGGTTATGTTTCAAGGATAAATCGGGACAAGATGAAGAAGTTTAAGGGTTATGGATATTCTGTTCAGGATGTGACTGGATATTCTGGAGTTGAAGAATATTATGACAATTTTTTAAGAGGACAGGATGGGGGTTTTCAGGTAGAAGTTAATAGCCGTGGTGAGCAAGTGCGTTTGCTGGGAAAGAAAGAACCGGTTAAAGGTCAAGACATTGTGCTGGGTATTGATGTTCGAATTCAGGAAATTGCAAGTGAGCTTCTTTCTGACCAAAAAGGGGCTATTGTTGTTTTGGATCTTGACACAGGAGAAGTGTTGGGTTCGGTCAGTGTTCCGTCGTTTGATCCTAATGTTTTTACGGATGGTTCAAAATCTAAAGAAAGAGGTCGATTATTTTTAGATTCTTCTGCTCCAATGATGAATCGAGTGATTAGTGGCCAGAATCCGCCGGGGTCAATATTTAAGATTCCGATGGCTATTGCTGCGTTAGATCAAAAGAAGGTTTCAGTTGAAAAAACTTTTTTGTGCAATGGTGTCTATCGCTTAGGGAATAGATCCTTCCGGTGTTCTCATTCTCATGGGATTCAGAATTTTACTGAAGCGATTGCTCATTCTTGCAATGTTTACTTTTATAATGTTGGATTATTGCTAGGCCCTGAGAAAATGGAGGAATATGCGCATCGATTTGGTTTAGGAAATTTGACGAATATTGATCTTCCGTACGAGGAACCTGGATTGATTCCAGATCCGGATAGGGCCTTTAAGCGTTCTGGGCGGTCTTGGAGCAAAGGAGATACGTTAAATTTCTCTATTGGGCAAGGAGATGTTTTAGCGACACCAATTCAGCTTGCTAATATGATTGCAACTGTTGCTCGCGAAGGAAAAGAAATTACTCCACATGTGATGATCTCTCTTGGAGATATGGAGAACAAAAAGTTGATTTTATCCCGAGATATGGATGTTCCTAAGAAATATTTTCAGGATGTTAAAACTGGTATGAAAGCAGCCGTTGGAGATTATGCGGGGACAGCGCATTTATTGGCGATAAAAAATCTTTTAGTCCTTGGAAAGACGGGGACAGCACAAACATCTGGAGGGAAGAACTCTCATTCTTGGTTTGCTGGTTTTTGCCCAGAGACAAAACGAAAAATAGTATTTTGTATCTTTCTAGAGCATGGTGGCTCTAGTTATTACGCGTGTCGTTTAGCCAAAAAGTTTTTGCTTAGAATGAGAGAAGAAGGGATTATATAG
- a CDS encoding type II secretion system F family protein, which yields MPNYKYIAKDESAATISGKVVAEDEDAVIKELRKRNLIIVSIEETKSLDVRNISFGGNKVNPDDLVVFTRQLATMIEAGIPILQSLEALGEQVTDRYFKEVIATVREDVSVGNSLSVAFAKHPRVFDTLFVSMVKAGETGGALNELLDRVAGYMEKTLKLKRKVKSAMVYPIVVISMAIVITLVLLIKVVPTFKEIYDSLGQELPAMTQILISVSENLRSSFLLLIFGFIGIFIFFINYKKTKNGSLQIDRVSLKLPIFGPLIQKVAISRFSRTLATLIQSGVPILTSLEIVGKSSGNRVIEIVSTDACTHIRDGESISEPLAKSKVFPQMVIRMISVGEKTGKMETMLTKIAEFYEDQVDAAVSGLTSMIEPLIIGFLGVVVGFIVIALFLPIINLTTIIH from the coding sequence ATGCCAAATTATAAATACATTGCAAAGGATGAAAGTGCTGCGACAATTAGCGGTAAGGTTGTTGCTGAGGACGAAGATGCTGTTATTAAAGAATTACGTAAGCGTAATTTAATTATTGTTTCGATTGAAGAAACAAAAAGTTTAGATGTACGAAATATTTCTTTTGGAGGCAATAAGGTTAATCCAGATGATTTGGTTGTTTTTACGCGCCAGCTTGCAACAATGATTGAGGCAGGCATTCCTATTCTACAAAGTCTAGAAGCTTTAGGAGAGCAGGTAACGGATCGATATTTTAAAGAGGTTATTGCAACCGTTAGAGAAGATGTTTCGGTGGGCAATAGTTTGTCGGTTGCGTTTGCAAAGCATCCCAGGGTTTTTGATACTCTCTTCGTAAGTATGGTCAAAGCTGGTGAAACAGGAGGTGCTTTAAATGAGCTCTTGGATCGTGTTGCTGGATATATGGAAAAAACGCTTAAATTAAAACGAAAAGTTAAATCAGCAATGGTATATCCGATTGTTGTTATTTCTATGGCGATTGTTATTACTTTAGTTTTATTAATTAAAGTTGTTCCAACATTTAAAGAAATTTATGATTCTTTAGGGCAAGAATTGCCTGCGATGACGCAGATACTTATCAGTGTAAGTGAAAATTTGAGGTCAAGTTTTCTTTTGCTCATTTTTGGTTTTATCGGAATTTTTATTTTCTTTATTAATTATAAGAAAACAAAAAACGGAAGTCTTCAGATTGATCGTGTTAGTCTCAAGCTTCCGATTTTTGGTCCTCTTATTCAGAAAGTTGCCATTAGTCGTTTTAGCCGAACACTTGCAACATTAATACAGAGTGGCGTTCCTATTCTTACATCATTAGAGATTGTTGGAAAAAGCTCTGGTAATCGTGTTATTGAAATAGTTTCAACTGATGCCTGCACTCACATTCGAGATGGCGAAAGTATTTCAGAACCATTGGCAAAAAGTAAAGTTTTTCCGCAGATGGTTATTCGCATGATTTCTGTTGGAGAGAAAACAGGAAAAATGGAAACAATGCTAACAAAGATTGCTGAGTTTTATGAAGATCAGGTTGATGCTGCTGTCTCTGGGTTAACAAGTATGATTGAGCCTCTTATTATTGGATTTTTAGGTGTTGTAGTCGGATTTATTGTCATTGCGTTGTTTTTACCGATTATTAATTTAACAACAATAATTCATTAA